The following proteins are encoded in a genomic region of Clostridium kluyveri:
- a CDS encoding phage major capsid protein, which produces MKLTQKEIAELKREQTELETKRSELKEKCKNHRDMSVEDLNGVTENLRTVSERLDIIGEQLKDADVPEKRDVFNMIKDINGKEITAENYRSSAKYRDAFYRSFLNNKVAEADAEIMSFGKRAITDVNGGAVTSGGEYLVPQTTLNNVYYVIKQYGKLYSSITKYGFTGDVALPIGTAGTPTDNADGTTSLNFTFTEVKISQMAVVATIEVKNVLLRNSIPAFEQYLSNEIGKYIGILLENYVLSGSLSTSTFEGIITALKTAPSAAKTYSTMDWQQIANICAEVESPYGDNATWVMKRSTFFKKFFALTDAAGKPLVTVAPVQGQPGQDNFGAASPYLIAGQPVIFTSQMPDTDSILYGDLTTFVVNESGSFVIESNTSEKFSADKTVWRGKIYSGGKSLFAKDTFTYWSYEEA; this is translated from the coding sequence ATGAAATTAACTCAAAAAGAAATAGCAGAATTAAAAAGAGAGCAAACAGAGCTTGAAACAAAAAGATCTGAACTTAAAGAAAAGTGCAAGAACCATAGAGATATGTCGGTCGAAGATTTAAATGGTGTAACTGAAAATCTAAGGACCGTATCTGAAAGATTGGATATAATTGGAGAACAATTAAAAGATGCTGATGTGCCAGAAAAGAGGGATGTGTTTAATATGATAAAAGATATTAATGGAAAAGAAATAACAGCAGAAAATTATAGGTCCAGTGCAAAGTATAGAGATGCTTTTTACAGAAGCTTCTTAAATAACAAAGTCGCTGAAGCAGATGCAGAAATAATGTCTTTTGGTAAAAGAGCAATTACTGATGTAAATGGCGGGGCTGTGACATCTGGTGGTGAATACTTAGTACCACAAACAACGCTTAATAATGTTTATTATGTTATTAAACAATATGGTAAATTATATTCTTCTATAACCAAATATGGATTTACCGGAGATGTAGCATTACCTATAGGTACAGCAGGAACACCAACAGATAATGCAGATGGTACAACTTCTCTTAATTTCACATTTACAGAAGTTAAAATTTCACAAATGGCGGTAGTGGCAACTATAGAGGTTAAGAATGTATTGCTTAGAAATAGTATTCCAGCTTTTGAACAATACTTAAGTAATGAAATAGGAAAATATATTGGGATATTACTTGAAAATTATGTTTTGAGTGGTTCCCTTTCAACTTCTACTTTTGAGGGTATTATAACAGCATTAAAAACAGCACCTTCCGCAGCAAAAACTTATTCTACTATGGATTGGCAGCAAATTGCAAATATATGTGCAGAAGTCGAAAGCCCATATGGTGACAATGCAACATGGGTTATGAAACGCAGTACATTCTTTAAGAAATTCTTTGCTCTTACAGATGCAGCAGGAAAACCACTTGTTACAGTAGCACCAGTACAAGGCCAACCTGGACAAGATAATTTTGGAGCTGCAAGCCCTTATTTAATAGCAGGGCAACCAGTAATATTTACTTCACAAATGCCCGATACAGATTCCATACTTTATGGAGATTTAACAACCTTTGTTGTAAATGAATCTGGATCATTTGTTATTGAGTCTAATACATCTGAAAAGTTTAGTGCAGATAAGACAGTTTGGAGAGGGAAAATTTATAGTGGTGGCAAATCGTTATTTGCAAAAGATACATTCACATATTGGAGTTATGAAGAAGCATAA
- a CDS encoding HK97 family phage prohead protease yields MDENKEKRSPLLQQNKRRVNFENTKSKFRAVTEEINGQQVRILKGYPVLFDVYGHPYLGSKWLEKIDKNALATVDFSNLVILFNHDTSMVLGKSGKNMEVSIDDIGLFVSVTLGNTWLDDYVYDRVQRELVDGMSFWFDNQAMVATDWSNKIDVVTKINAVYEVSIVTFPAYEETVVITADGSTPSPISTPEEEIPPDPTPEDVQENVNESLDTEATKQALMNLISQL; encoded by the coding sequence TTGGATGAAAATAAAGAAAAAAGATCACCGTTATTACAACAAAATAAAAGAAGAGTCAATTTTGAGAATACAAAATCTAAATTTAGAGCAGTAACAGAGGAAATAAATGGGCAACAGGTAAGAATTTTAAAAGGATATCCGGTTTTATTTGATGTATATGGGCATCCATATTTAGGTAGTAAATGGTTAGAAAAGATAGATAAAAACGCATTGGCAACAGTAGATTTTTCAAATTTAGTAATACTTTTTAACCATGATACTTCAATGGTTTTAGGTAAATCAGGAAAGAATATGGAAGTTTCTATTGACGATATTGGATTATTTGTAAGCGTAACACTAGGCAATACTTGGTTGGATGATTATGTTTATGATAGAGTACAGCGTGAATTGGTGGACGGTATGAGTTTCTGGTTTGATAACCAGGCTATGGTGGCTACAGATTGGTCTAATAAAATCGATGTTGTTACTAAGATAAATGCAGTTTATGAAGTAAGCATAGTAACATTTCCGGCTTATGAAGAAACGGTTGTTATTACAGCAGATGGAAGTACTCCGAGTCCAATATCGACACCAGAGGAAGAAATACCGCCAGACCCAACCCCAGAAGATGTACAAGAAAATGTGAACGAGAGTTTAGATACAGAAGCGACTAAACAAGCATTAATGAATCTAATAAGTCAATTATAA
- a CDS encoding HNH endonuclease, protein MNAKPKQIIDHIDGNGLNNCKSNLRIVTSQQNSFNRRYKVLKTSKYKGVYWNSQFKRWKARIQVDGKRILIGTFENEEDAARAYSEKALFYFKEFAKLNVIQY, encoded by the coding sequence ATGAATGCTAAACCAAAACAAATAATAGATCATATTGACGGCAATGGATTAAATAATTGCAAATCAAACCTTAGAATAGTTACGAGTCAACAAAATTCATTCAATAGGCGATATAAAGTCTTGAAAACTTCAAAATATAAAGGCGTTTATTGGAACTCGCAATTTAAAAGATGGAAAGCGAGAATCCAAGTAGATGGTAAAAGAATATTGATAGGCACTTTTGAGAATGAAGAAGATGCTGCAAGAGCTTATAGCGAAAAGGCTCTTTTTTATTTCAAAGAATTTGCAAAATTAAATGTAATTCAATATTAA
- a CDS encoding phage portal protein → MGLFRSIVGGISNLFNRNNDGLTITKLVDLLNQGYSLLQINSNIYDIPEIRTAINFVAEKIGSVPFYHVRADNEGNMDMINDSFQYVLTVRTNKYQGPQVFWTHVATMYLLNNNAFIMPDWDNRGNLTALYLLPFTQFQFAQEEETGKLIIQFQGNSSYTFYYDDIIHLQRFPTFKGGASKQATGNYITMVNAMENQAVKDSETSGRIAGLLQTKVNLKSSDMKKKLNEFKDTFLTAENVAGLGMIGSEYELLPFNFKDTPLNTEFLNSIIKQLYNYFGVSYEIINNIASELQYEQFVDNTLKPIIYQIEEELTYKLFSKGEISFYNKIQAETVDLEISTLAAKTAFYKEMSYGTIMTRNEIRRRLGMPKGPPELDKFLGNKNFQSLEPGIYEVGGQENNPEDGK, encoded by the coding sequence TTGGGATTATTCAGAAGTATTGTAGGAGGAATATCAAATTTATTTAATAGAAATAATGATGGACTAACAATAACAAAGCTTGTGGATTTACTTAATCAAGGGTATTCGTTATTACAAATAAATTCAAACATATATGATATTCCTGAAATAAGGACAGCCATAAATTTCGTAGCTGAAAAGATTGGTAGCGTACCTTTCTATCATGTGAGGGCAGACAATGAAGGCAATATGGATATGATAAACGATAGTTTCCAATACGTTCTTACAGTTAGGACAAATAAATATCAAGGTCCACAAGTATTTTGGACACATGTTGCTACTATGTATCTATTAAATAATAATGCTTTCATAATGCCTGATTGGGATAATAGGGGAAATCTTACAGCATTATATCTTTTACCTTTTACACAATTTCAATTTGCACAGGAAGAGGAAACAGGGAAATTAATAATTCAGTTTCAAGGTAATTCGAGCTATACATTTTATTATGATGATATTATTCATCTGCAAAGATTCCCAACTTTCAAAGGTGGTGCTAGTAAACAAGCTACAGGCAATTATATAACCATGGTTAATGCTATGGAAAATCAAGCTGTAAAGGATAGTGAAACTTCCGGAAGAATAGCAGGATTATTACAGACAAAAGTTAATTTAAAATCTTCTGATATGAAAAAGAAATTAAATGAGTTTAAAGATACATTCTTAACTGCTGAAAATGTAGCTGGATTAGGTATGATAGGCAGCGAATATGAGTTGCTACCTTTTAATTTTAAAGATACACCACTAAATACAGAGTTTTTAAATAGCATAATAAAGCAGCTTTATAACTATTTTGGTGTATCGTATGAAATTATTAACAATATAGCTAGTGAATTGCAATATGAGCAGTTTGTTGACAACACATTAAAACCTATTATCTATCAAATTGAAGAAGAACTCACTTATAAACTATTTTCAAAGGGTGAGATATCTTTTTATAATAAAATCCAGGCTGAAACTGTAGATTTAGAAATTAGTACATTGGCAGCAAAGACAGCGTTTTATAAAGAAATGTCATACGGAACTATTATGACAAGAAATGAAATAAGGCGTAGATTAGGGATGCCTAAAGGACCACCAGAACTTGACAAATTCTTAGGAAACAAAAATTTTCAATCGTTAGAGCCAGGAATATATGAAGTGGGTGGACAAGAGAATAATCCGGAAGACGGTAAGTAA